From a single Terriglobia bacterium genomic region:
- the lon gene encoding endopeptidase La codes for MMPIRDVVIFPFMMTPFVVGRESSVRALEEALAADKKIFLATQHDASVDEPKPNELYQVGTVVNIVQSLKLPDGNIKVLVEGLERGKILQVADAVGYLEATIRTAKYAIEPSPTLETAMQRVTTLFEQYVKLCQSLNYETMIAAVRMEDPAKLTDTIAANLQLSIEEKQELLEIFDPAERLTRIADVLEIEIEKLNMDRTIQSRVKRQMERAQKEYYLNEKIKAIQKELGRGEKSEWDELKKKIDAAGMPKDVHDKAMQELKKLEAMPPMSAESTVSRNYLDWLLAVPWKKRSKEIRNIERAEKVLNEDHYGLEKIKERILEFLAVRQLVKNPKGSILCFVGPPGVGKTSLGMSIAKATGRKFVRMSLGGVRDEAEIRGHRRTYIGALPGQIIQMMKKAGTKNPVVMLDEVEKMSMDFRGDPSAALLEVLDPEQNYMFVDHYLDVEYDLSQVFFIATANVLHTVPPALLDRMEVLRLHGYTEDEKIEIAKQFLVRKQRGQAGLTDQACIFTDDAITTMIRSYTREAGVRNLEREIGNVCRKVARRVVKDKNFTITVSGDNVGEYLGVTKFRDTLAHERSEVGLVTGLAWTEVGGSILATEATVVDGKGKLLLTGKLGDVMQESGQAAMSYVRSRSHHLGLPRDFYRNIDIHVHVPEGAIPKDGPSAGITIATAIASALSRISVRRDIAMTGEITLRGKVLAIGGLKEKLLAAHRVGIMEAILPKDNEKDLPDIPENLRNVMKLHFVDTMDDVLRIALEKPLPKVEEEAEDAATLPLPTATGDQPAAHQ; via the coding sequence ATGATGCCCATACGGGACGTCGTGATCTTCCCCTTCATGATGACCCCGTTCGTTGTCGGACGAGAATCCAGCGTGCGCGCCCTGGAAGAGGCGCTGGCGGCGGACAAGAAGATCTTTCTGGCGACGCAGCATGACGCCAGCGTGGACGAGCCCAAGCCCAACGAGCTCTACCAGGTGGGCACGGTGGTCAACATCGTGCAGTCACTCAAGCTACCCGACGGCAACATCAAGGTGCTGGTCGAGGGGCTGGAGCGCGGCAAGATTCTGCAGGTCGCCGATGCGGTCGGCTATCTCGAGGCCACCATCCGCACCGCCAAGTACGCGATCGAGCCCTCACCCACGCTGGAAACTGCGATGCAGCGGGTCACCACTTTGTTTGAACAGTACGTCAAGCTCTGCCAGTCGCTGAACTACGAGACCATGATCGCCGCCGTGCGCATGGAGGATCCGGCCAAGCTGACCGACACCATCGCGGCCAACCTGCAGCTTTCCATTGAAGAGAAGCAGGAACTGCTGGAGATTTTCGATCCCGCCGAGCGCCTGACGCGGATTGCCGACGTGCTGGAGATCGAAATCGAGAAGCTCAACATGGACCGCACCATCCAGTCGCGGGTGAAGCGGCAGATGGAACGCGCGCAGAAAGAGTACTACCTCAACGAAAAGATCAAGGCCATCCAGAAAGAGCTGGGCCGCGGTGAGAAGAGCGAGTGGGACGAGCTCAAGAAGAAGATCGACGCCGCCGGCATGCCCAAGGACGTGCACGACAAGGCGATGCAGGAGCTGAAGAAGCTGGAGGCCATGCCGCCGATGTCGGCCGAGTCCACGGTCTCGCGCAATTACCTGGATTGGTTGCTGGCGGTGCCGTGGAAGAAGCGGTCCAAGGAAATCCGCAACATCGAGCGCGCGGAAAAGGTTTTGAACGAAGATCATTATGGGCTGGAGAAAATCAAGGAGCGCATCCTGGAGTTTCTCGCCGTGCGCCAGTTGGTGAAAAACCCCAAGGGCTCGATCCTGTGCTTCGTCGGGCCGCCGGGAGTGGGCAAGACTTCGCTGGGCATGTCCATTGCCAAGGCCACGGGGCGCAAGTTCGTCCGCATGTCGCTGGGCGGAGTGCGCGACGAGGCCGAAATCAGGGGCCATCGCCGCACCTACATCGGCGCCCTGCCGGGACAGATTATCCAGATGATGAAGAAGGCCGGGACCAAGAACCCGGTGGTCATGCTGGATGAAGTCGAGAAGATGTCCATGGACTTCCGCGGCGACCCCTCGGCCGCCCTGCTCGAAGTCCTCGACCCGGAACAGAATTACATGTTCGTAGACCACTACCTCGACGTGGAATACGACCTGTCGCAGGTGTTCTTCATCGCCACCGCCAACGTGCTGCACACCGTTCCGCCGGCGCTGCTGGACCGCATGGAAGTGCTTCGCCTGCACGGCTACACGGAGGACGAAAAGATCGAGATCGCCAAGCAGTTTCTGGTGCGCAAGCAGCGCGGCCAGGCCGGCTTGACCGACCAGGCCTGCATTTTCACCGACGACGCCATCACCACAATGATCCGCAGCTACACGCGCGAGGCGGGCGTCCGCAACTTGGAGCGCGAGATCGGTAACGTCTGTCGCAAGGTCGCGCGCCGGGTAGTCAAGGACAAGAATTTCACCATCACCGTCAGTGGCGACAACGTGGGCGAGTACCTCGGTGTTACCAAGTTCCGCGATACGCTGGCGCACGAACGCAGCGAGGTTGGGCTGGTCACCGGCTTGGCGTGGACCGAGGTCGGCGGATCAATCCTAGCGACCGAGGCCACCGTGGTGGACGGCAAAGGCAAGCTGCTGCTCACCGGCAAGCTGGGCGATGTGATGCAGGAGTCGGGGCAGGCGGCGATGAGCTACGTGCGCTCGCGCTCGCACCATTTGGGGCTTCCGCGGGACTTCTATCGCAACATCGATATCCACGTGCACGTGCCCGAAGGCGCGATCCCGAAAGATGGCCCGTCAGCCGGGATCACCATCGCCACCGCCATTGCCAGTGCGCTGAGCCGAATCTCGGTGCGGCGCGACATCGCCATGACCGGCGAGATCACGCTGCGCGGCAAGGTGCTGGCTATCGGTGGGTTGAAGGAAAAACTGCTGGCCGCACACCGTGTTGGGATCATGGAAGCCATTCTGCCCAAGGACAATGAGAAAGACC